In the Pseudomonas sp. TH06 genome, one interval contains:
- the rpoE gene encoding RNA polymerase sigma factor RpoE: MLTQEEDQQLVERVQRGDKRAFDLLVLKYQHKILGLIVRFVHDTHEAQDVAQEAFIKAYRALGNFRGDSAFYTWLYRIAINTAKNYLVSRGRRPPDSDVSSEDAEFYDGDHGLKDLESPERALLRDEIEGTVHRTIQQLPEDLRTALTLREFDGLSYEDIASVMQCPVGTVRSRIFRAREAIDKALQPLLQEN, from the coding sequence ATGCTAACCCAGGAAGAGGATCAGCAGCTGGTCGAACGCGTTCAGCGTGGCGACAAGCGAGCTTTCGATCTGTTGGTGCTGAAATATCAGCACAAAATTCTCGGGTTGATCGTGCGTTTTGTGCACGACACCCATGAAGCCCAGGACGTGGCTCAGGAAGCCTTTATCAAGGCGTATCGAGCACTTGGAAACTTTCGCGGCGACAGTGCGTTTTATACGTGGCTGTACCGTATTGCCATTAACACGGCGAAGAATTACCTGGTTTCTCGCGGCCGTCGGCCGCCGGATAGCGATGTAAGTTCCGAAGACGCAGAGTTTTACGATGGCGATCATGGCCTCAAGGATCTCGAGTCACCAGAACGTGCATTGCTGCGGGATGAGATCGAAGGCACCGTCCATCGAACCATTCAGCAACTGCCAGAGGATTTGCGTACGGCTTTAACTTTACGTGAATTCGATGGTCTGAGTTACGAGGACATTGCGAGCGTCATGCAGTGTCCGGTGGGTACCGTGCGCTCCCGGATTTTCCGCGCCCGGGAGGCCATCGATAAAGCCCTGCAGCCGTTGTTGCAGGAAAACTGA